From the Polyangiaceae bacterium genome, the window CGAGTCTGCCGCGCGCCGTGCTTGCAGTTCGGCGATCAATGCCTCCACGCGCTCGCGCGTGGCGTCCCGTAGCGCTCCGATGCTGCGCGTGTCGCGCCCGAACGATTCCGTCGGGATCTGTTCACCGATCGCGAAGTAGAAGCGTTCGGGTTTTGGCAAGGGGGTGCCTTTCCAGCCGCGCACGAACGGCATCAGGGCGTCACCGCCACGCATGGCATCGTAGAGCGGCGTCTTCTTCAGCAGACCGCCCACGCCGCTTTCCAGTACGTCGTCCGCGTCCCACACGATGTCGAAGCACTCCTCGGCTCCGACCGCCGCGAAGGGCAAGATTGGGTAGCCATGCTCGATGGCCATCCGAGCGAAGCCGACGCGCTCCTTCCAGATCAACTCGTACGCCTCTCCCTTGCGCTTGGCCACTTCCCGACCGCCGCCGGGAAACACCAGCACGTGCTCTCCAGCACGCATCAAGGCTGCACAGGTCTCTGGGCTACCGACGACCACGCCGATCCGTTTCATCATGTCGCGCCAACCGGGCACGGCGAAGTGGAAGCGATCACCAAGCGCCCTGACCCACACCCCACGCTCTTCGTAGATTTGCGCTACGAAGAGCGGAGCGTCGAGCACGCCGATCAGCGTGTGGTTACCCACGAGCAGCGCGGGGCGTTTGGGGTCGACGTGTTCCAACCCAAAGAACTGCGGGCGAAAATAGGCGCGGCTCGGCGCCATCAAGAACTTCACCTGAGCCTTGGGCGGCGGACGGAATCGTAACAGCTCCGCGTCCTCGAGTGAGCGCTTCGTCGTCGCCATTTCAGAGGCTCACGCGTCGACTTGGGCGTCGTCAGCGTCCTGAGTGGGCTCTTCCTCCTCAGCCGTGGCCACGCCCAGTTCCTTGGCTACTTGACCCACGCTGGCGGCGACTTCGAGGGCGCTGCGCGCCTTCGCTGAAGCTTTCTGCGCGGCAATCATGGCGTCTTGTGCCAGGTCTTCGGCGCGCTTCTGAGCGGACTCGATGAGCTCGAGGTAAGCCGGCTCCACCTGGTCCGCGAGATCCCACACATCGGGCATCGAGTCCGCCGCGACCATGAACCCGAAGTCGATTGAACCTTGATAGCTCATCACGGTGATGTTCAACGCCGCGCCTTCCATAACCGGCCCCATGGGGTACGCCGCGACCAGCTCTGCCCCCGCCATGTAAATCGGAAACGGCGGGCCGGGCACGTTGGAGATCACCAGGTTGTGAATCGGTCGGTGTCGATCTGCGAGTTTGAGCCGTGTGTAGAAGCGTGCTGCCAAGTTGAAGGTCGTGGGGGCAGCGAACTCCGCCCAGTTCTGCAACATGTCGGCGCCGATGGCGTTGTGCTCTTCCTTCGCGCCGCGGGTCGTTGCGGCGATGGTCAAGAGCCGCTCCCCTGGGTCCTCGACATGGGTGGCGAGCGACGTGAACATCGCGCTCACCTTGTTGTTCGACTGACCCTTCTCCGACGAAGCACGTACGCTGATGGGCACCGCGGCGATCAACGGGATTTCAGGCAGTTCGTTTCTTGCCGCGAGGTAACGGCGCAAGGCCCCAGCGCACACCGCCAGCACGACGTCGTTCACCTTGCAGTCGAAGGCCCGCTTGATGGTCTTGATGCCATCCAGCGGCAGACGAG encodes:
- a CDS encoding acyltransferase family protein, producing the protein MATTKRSLEDAELLRFRPPPKAQVKFLMAPSRAYFRPQFFGLEHVDPKRPALLVGNHTLIGVLDAPLFVAQIYEERGVWVRALGDRFHFAVPGWRDMMKRIGVVVGSPETCAALMRAGEHVLVFPGGGREVAKRKGEAYELIWKERVGFARMAIEHGYPILPFAAVGAEECFDIVWDADDVLESGVGGLLKKTPLYDAMRGGDALMPFVRGWKGTPLPKPERFYFAIGEQIPTESFGRDTRSIGALRDATRERVEALIAELQARRAADSKPGKRRRPRTSR
- a CDS encoding wax ester/triacylglycerol synthase family O-acyltransferase codes for the protein MERLSGLDASFLYLETPQMHMHVAMVAVLDPSEMPGGYSFERMTELIESRIHLVPPMRRRLLEVPFGLHHPLWIDDPHFDIIHHVRRVACPAPGGMRELGALAGRITSTPLDRSRPLWEAWVIEGLENGHVAILCKVHHSTVDGASGAGLLVHLFDLQRQVSSPPAPRKKPSEELPSHGDLVRYALLSRVKQPVEAAKLATKTARAVSDLIRYRRDPEVEHGAAPLTAPRTHFNGAISAKRNAAFSRLPLDGIKTIKRAFDCKVNDVVLAVCAGALRRYLAARNELPEIPLIAAVPISVRASSEKGQSNNKVSAMFTSLATHVEDPGERLLTIAATTRGAKEEHNAIGADMLQNWAEFAAPTTFNLAARFYTRLKLADRHRPIHNLVISNVPGPPFPIYMAGAELVAAYPMGPVMEGAALNITVMSYQGSIDFGFMVAADSMPDVWDLADQVEPAYLELIESAQKRAEDLAQDAMIAAQKASAKARSALEVAASVGQVAKELGVATAEEEEPTQDADDAQVDA